From a region of the Chitinophaga caseinilytica genome:
- a CDS encoding transmembrane 220 family protein — translation MMKIFNVFCCVMFVLFAALQWNDPDPYIWIPIYLFGAVLCGLAATRRYYRGWYLFGILVFLAYATFLFFEKDGVLSWATEHQAQNIAGTMKASTPWIEDTREFFGLFILIIALLVNFVHSSQKKAKKMRKKMMKIG, via the coding sequence TCAATGTGTTTTGCTGTGTAATGTTTGTGCTGTTCGCCGCCCTTCAGTGGAACGATCCGGACCCCTACATCTGGATCCCCATTTACCTGTTCGGAGCCGTTCTCTGCGGCCTCGCCGCCACCCGCCGCTATTATCGCGGCTGGTACCTTTTCGGCATCCTCGTTTTCCTCGCCTACGCCACCTTCCTCTTCTTCGAGAAAGACGGCGTGCTCAGCTGGGCAACCGAGCACCAGGCCCAAAATATCGCCGGCACCATGAAAGCATCCACCCCCTGGATCGAAGACACCCGCGAATTCTTCGGGCTCTTCATCCTCATCATCGCATTACTTGTCAATTTCGTGCACTCCAGCCAGAAAAAAGCCAAGAAAATGCGCAAAAAAATGATGAAAATCGGGTAA